In Sphingomonas sp. R1, a single genomic region encodes these proteins:
- a CDS encoding sugar MFS transporter has protein sequence MAVVPTSKAAPAGAGQASHPTQYGRALTLLATLFFMWGFITVINNTLLPHLRSVFNLNYTQTTLIESVWFIAYFVASIPSAKLIERIGYQKSLVVGLLVMAAGAAGMTLAASLPSYGVTLVMLFVIASGITLLQVAANPYVTVIGPPETGSSRLNLVQAFNSLGTTLAPLFAGYLILGRSKGGTAEAGATALTQAERLADAQSVILPYALVAVVLVLLAIVIARFPLPAMGSATSRVAKEDRKNHSLWKHRNLVFGVPAIFIYLIAEIGVANLFINFVSQPGIANITQNEASRYLALLWGGMMIGRFAGSLIMQKVPAGTVLAGFSIGAFVVMLGATFLTGPAAMWSLILVGLFHSIMFPTIFSLGIKGLGPLTEEGSGLLIMAIAGGALVVVQGWIADAYGLQNSFLLTAMCELYILFYAIWGAKPTNAIED, from the coding sequence ATGGCGGTCGTGCCAACGTCAAAGGCTGCTCCGGCGGGGGCCGGGCAAGCCTCTCACCCCACGCAATATGGTCGCGCGCTGACGCTGCTGGCCACGCTGTTCTTCATGTGGGGCTTCATTACCGTGATCAACAACACGCTGCTGCCGCACCTGCGCAGCGTGTTCAACCTCAATTACACCCAGACAACTCTGATCGAGAGCGTGTGGTTCATCGCCTATTTCGTCGCTTCCATCCCATCGGCAAAGTTGATCGAGCGGATCGGCTATCAAAAGTCGCTGGTCGTTGGGCTGCTGGTCATGGCGGCTGGCGCGGCGGGCATGACGCTGGCGGCGAGCCTGCCCTCCTATGGTGTCACGCTGGTGATGCTGTTCGTCATCGCCAGCGGCATCACGCTGCTCCAGGTGGCGGCCAATCCCTATGTCACGGTGATCGGCCCGCCGGAGACGGGGTCGTCCCGCCTCAACCTCGTCCAGGCGTTCAATTCGCTCGGCACGACGCTGGCGCCGCTGTTCGCGGGTTATCTGATCCTCGGCCGTTCGAAGGGCGGCACGGCGGAAGCTGGCGCAACGGCGCTCACGCAGGCCGAACGTCTGGCCGACGCGCAGTCGGTGATCCTGCCCTATGCGCTGGTCGCCGTCGTCCTGGTCTTGCTGGCAATCGTCATTGCCCGCTTCCCGCTGCCGGCAATGGGGTCGGCGACCAGTCGCGTCGCCAAGGAAGACCGCAAGAACCACTCGTTGTGGAAGCATCGCAACCTGGTCTTCGGCGTACCCGCGATCTTCATCTACCTGATCGCCGAGATCGGCGTCGCCAACCTGTTCATCAACTTCGTGTCGCAGCCCGGAATCGCCAACATCACCCAGAACGAGGCGTCTCGTTACCTGGCGCTCCTCTGGGGCGGGATGATGATCGGGCGCTTCGCGGGTTCGCTCATCATGCAGAAGGTGCCTGCCGGGACGGTGCTTGCCGGGTTCTCGATCGGTGCATTCGTCGTGATGTTGGGGGCGACGTTCCTGACCGGGCCTGCGGCGATGTGGTCGCTGATTTTGGTCGGGCTGTTCCACTCGATCATGTTCCCGACGATCTTCTCGCTCGGCATCAAGGGCCTTGGCCCGCTGACGGAAGAAGGATCGGGGCTGCTTATCATGGCCATTGCAGGCGGGGCGCTGGTCGTCGTGCAGGGATGGATTGCCGATGCCTATGGCCTGCAGAACTCGTTCCTGCTGACCGCGATGTGCGAGCTCTACATCTTGTTCTACGCGATCTGGGGCGCCAAGCCGACCAACGCGATCGAGGACTGA
- a CDS encoding aldose epimerase family protein yields MNNLIKGVLLASAMLPLSAHAGDATRAAFGTTADGARVEAITLTNGHGMRATILSYGAILQSLSVPDRGGKSEDVTLGYNDMQGYLVAPNYFGATVGRYANRIKNGTFAIDGKTYALAKNNGPNALHGGLKGFDKRLWTVEKVASGDIASVTLRYVAADGEEGYPGQLTVTATYALNEKNELSVEYTATTTKPTIVNITNHSFFNLAGEASQRSIYDNVVTIPAEATTPVDKTLIPTGQLRSVEGTPFDFRKPTVIGTRIRDGRDQQIVFGQGYDENFVIAKVVSAQPVLHARVEDPSSGRVMEILSNQPGVQFYTGNFLDGTAIGKSRHAYRQGDGLALEPQVFPDTPNQPALGSARLNPGQTYRNVIVYRFSTAN; encoded by the coding sequence ATGAATAATCTGATCAAGGGCGTCCTGCTCGCCAGCGCCATGCTCCCGCTGTCGGCCCATGCCGGCGATGCGACTCGCGCGGCGTTCGGCACCACCGCGGACGGCGCAAGGGTTGAGGCGATCACGCTGACCAACGGGCACGGCATGCGCGCCACGATCCTCAGCTACGGCGCGATCCTCCAGTCGCTCTCGGTCCCGGACCGGGGCGGCAAGTCCGAGGACGTGACGCTCGGCTACAACGACATGCAGGGCTATCTGGTCGCGCCGAACTATTTCGGCGCCACCGTCGGCCGCTATGCCAATCGCATCAAGAACGGCACCTTCGCGATCGACGGCAAGACCTATGCGCTCGCCAAGAACAATGGCCCGAACGCGCTGCACGGCGGCCTGAAGGGCTTCGACAAGCGGCTCTGGACGGTGGAGAAGGTCGCCAGCGGCGATATTGCCAGCGTCACCCTGCGCTATGTCGCGGCGGACGGCGAGGAAGGCTATCCCGGACAGCTCACCGTCACCGCCACCTATGCGCTGAACGAGAAGAACGAGCTGTCGGTCGAATATACCGCGACCACGACCAAGCCGACCATCGTCAACATCACCAACCACAGCTTCTTCAACCTGGCCGGCGAGGCCTCGCAGCGCTCGATCTACGACAATGTCGTGACGATCCCGGCCGAAGCAACGACGCCCGTCGACAAGACGCTGATCCCCACCGGCCAGCTCCGCTCCGTGGAAGGCACGCCGTTCGACTTCCGCAAGCCGACCGTGATCGGCACCCGCATCCGCGACGGCCGCGACCAGCAGATCGTGTTCGGCCAAGGCTATGACGAGAATTTCGTGATCGCCAAGGTCGTGTCGGCCCAGCCGGTTCTCCATGCGCGGGTCGAGGATCCGTCGAGCGGCCGGGTGATGGAGATCCTCTCCAACCAGCCGGGCGTGCAGTTCTACACGGGCAATTTCCTGGACGGCACCGCGATCGGCAAGTCGCGCCACGCCTATCGCCAGGGCGACGGCCTCGCGCTGGAGCCGCAGGTGTTTCCGGATACGCCGAACCAGCCGGCGCTGGGCTCTGCCCGGCTGAACCCCGGGCAGACCTACCGGAACGTGATCGTCTACCGTTTCTCGACGGCCAACTGA
- a CDS encoding IlvD/Edd family dehydratase, translating into MTNTPPKLRSRAWFDNPDNVDMTALYLERYLNYGLSLEELRSGKPIIGIAQTGSDLSPCNRHHLVLAERIREGIREAGGIAIEFPVHPIQETGKRPTAALDRNLAYLGLVELIYGYPLDGVVLTTGCDKTTPACLMAAATVNIPAIALSVGPMLNGWHRGERTGSGTIVWKARQLLAAGEIDDEGFIRLVSSSAPSTGYCNTMGTATTMNSLAEALGMMLPGSAAIPAPYRDRQESAYRTGKRIVDMVREDLKPSDILTREAFLNAIVVNSAIGGSTNAPIHLAAIARHVGAELSLDDWQTHGHKVPLLVNLQPAGEYLGEDYYRAGGVPAVVAQLMEQGLIHENAITANGKTIGENCRGAEIEDEKVIRRYGEPLVEEAGFVVLRGNLFDAAIMKTSVIGPEFRERYLSNPDDPDAFEGPVVVFDGPEDYHHRIDDPSVGITANTLLVMRGAGPIGYPGAAEVVNMRPPAYLIREGVHALPCIGDGRQSGTSASPSILNASPEAAAMGGLALLKTGDRVRIDLNRGTADVLIPDDELAERRRVLAEAGGYPYPESQTPWQKIQRAMVGQMNTGAILEGAEQFQRIAQTHGIPRDNH; encoded by the coding sequence ATGACCAATACCCCGCCGAAGCTGCGCAGCCGCGCCTGGTTCGATAACCCCGACAATGTCGACATGACCGCCCTCTATCTGGAGCGGTATCTCAACTATGGGCTGAGCCTGGAGGAACTGCGCTCGGGCAAGCCGATCATCGGCATCGCCCAGACGGGGTCGGACCTTAGCCCGTGCAACCGTCATCACCTGGTCCTTGCCGAACGGATCCGCGAAGGCATTCGCGAGGCGGGCGGCATCGCGATCGAGTTCCCGGTCCATCCGATCCAGGAAACCGGCAAGCGGCCCACCGCCGCGCTCGATCGCAACCTCGCCTATCTTGGGCTGGTCGAGCTGATCTACGGCTATCCGCTCGACGGCGTGGTGCTCACCACCGGCTGCGACAAGACCACGCCGGCCTGCCTGATGGCGGCGGCGACGGTGAACATCCCGGCGATTGCGCTGTCGGTCGGCCCGATGCTCAACGGCTGGCATCGCGGCGAGCGCACCGGCTCCGGCACCATCGTGTGGAAGGCGCGCCAGCTGCTCGCGGCCGGCGAGATCGATGACGAGGGCTTCATCCGTCTGGTCAGCTCCTCGGCGCCGTCGACCGGCTATTGCAACACCATGGGCACGGCGACGACAATGAACAGCCTGGCCGAGGCGCTGGGCATGATGCTGCCGGGCTCGGCAGCGATTCCCGCCCCCTATCGCGACCGGCAGGAATCGGCCTATCGCACCGGCAAGCGCATCGTCGACATGGTGCGTGAGGACCTCAAGCCATCGGACATCCTGACGCGCGAGGCGTTCCTCAATGCGATCGTGGTCAACTCGGCGATCGGCGGCTCGACCAACGCACCGATCCACCTGGCCGCCATCGCCCGCCATGTCGGCGCCGAACTGTCGCTCGACGACTGGCAGACCCACGGCCACAAGGTGCCGCTGCTGGTGAACCTGCAGCCCGCCGGCGAATATCTCGGCGAGGATTATTACCGCGCCGGCGGCGTGCCCGCGGTGGTCGCCCAGCTGATGGAGCAGGGGCTGATCCACGAGAACGCGATCACCGCCAACGGCAAGACCATCGGCGAGAATTGCCGGGGCGCCGAGATCGAGGACGAGAAGGTCATCCGCCGCTACGGCGAGCCTTTGGTCGAGGAGGCCGGGTTCGTCGTGCTGCGCGGCAACTTGTTCGACGCGGCGATCATGAAGACGAGCGTGATCGGCCCCGAATTCCGCGAGCGCTATCTGTCCAACCCGGACGATCCCGACGCTTTCGAAGGCCCGGTCGTCGTGTTCGACGGGCCGGAGGATTACCACCACCGCATCGACGATCCCTCGGTCGGCATCACCGCGAACACGCTGCTGGTGATGCGCGGCGCCGGACCGATCGGCTATCCGGGTGCGGCCGAAGTGGTGAACATGCGGCCGCCGGCCTATCTGATCCGCGAGGGCGTGCATGCGCTGCCGTGCATCGGCGACGGTCGCCAGTCCGGCACCTCGGCCTCGCCCTCGATCCTCAACGCCTCGCCCGAGGCGGCGGCGATGGGCGGCCTGGCGCTGCTGAAGACCGGCGACCGCGTGCGGATCGACCTCAACCGCGGCACCGCCGACGTGCTGATCCCGGACGACGAGCTCGCCGAGCGCCGGCGCGTGCTCGCCGAGGCGGGCGGCTATCCCTATCCGGAATCGCAGACTCCCTGGCAGAAGATCCAGCGCGCGATGGTCGGCCAGATGAACACCGGCGCGATCCTGGAGGGCGCCGAGCAGTTCCAGCGCATCGCCCAGACCCACGGCATTCCGCGCGACAACCACTGA